A DNA window from Rhodospirillales bacterium contains the following coding sequences:
- the argC gene encoding N-acetyl-gamma-glutamyl-phosphate reductase: protein MTDRFPVAILGASGYVGAELLRLALGHPRLEIAALGAKRQAGVPPETLFPRLSGLNLPPFVDVDEFDGSGCALVFCCLPHSTTQETAARLVPSVRVVDTSADFRLRDLASYAEWYGTPHLAPELQRDAVYGLTEHARAAIGSASLVACPGCYPTSALLPLLPLLSADLIQLEPIVIDSKSGVSGAGRALREDLLFAEVSEGIRAYGLGGHRHTPEIEQELSGVAGADVKVTFVPHLVPMNRGILTTIYVNPCPDVAVTDLQACLEAAYAAEAFVQVLPPGVVPATREVRGSNQAHIGVAAGRGGQAVLICALDNLLKGAAGQAMQNANVMLGLSEDIGLLAGTLAP, encoded by the coding sequence ATGACTGATCGGTTCCCCGTCGCGATCTTGGGAGCCAGCGGGTACGTTGGCGCGGAATTGCTCCGGCTGGCGCTCGGGCATCCCCGACTGGAGATCGCGGCCCTTGGGGCAAAGCGCCAGGCCGGGGTCCCTCCGGAGACACTTTTCCCCCGGCTGAGTGGCCTGAACCTGCCGCCATTTGTTGACGTCGACGAGTTCGATGGCTCCGGGTGTGCGCTGGTGTTTTGCTGCCTTCCCCACAGCACGACTCAGGAGACCGCTGCGCGCCTCGTTCCCTCGGTTCGCGTGGTTGATACTTCTGCGGACTTCAGGCTCCGTGATCTCGCGAGCTACGCCGAGTGGTACGGCACTCCCCATCTGGCGCCGGAATTGCAGCGTGACGCCGTTTACGGTCTGACCGAGCACGCCCGTGCGGCGATCGGGTCCGCCTCGCTGGTGGCCTGTCCGGGCTGCTACCCGACGTCAGCGCTCCTGCCCCTGCTTCCCCTCTTGTCGGCCGACCTGATCCAACTCGAGCCCATCGTGATTGACTCCAAGTCGGGGGTTTCGGGAGCTGGACGGGCACTGCGGGAAGACCTGCTGTTCGCCGAAGTCTCCGAAGGCATTCGAGCCTACGGACTTGGCGGGCACCGCCACACGCCGGAGATCGAGCAGGAGTTGTCGGGCGTTGCCGGCGCCGACGTCAAGGTCACGTTCGTTCCGCACCTTGTGCCGATGAATCGCGGTATTCTGACGACCATCTACGTCAATCCGTGCCCCGACGTGGCCGTCACGGATCTGCAGGCGTGCCTGGAGGCCGCGTACGCTGCCGAGGCCTTTGTGCAGGTCCTGCCGCCGGGGGTTGTTCCCGCGACGCGAGAGGTGCGAGGGTCCAATCAGGCACACATCGGCGTGGCAGCCGGCCGTGGCGGCCAGGCAGTGCTTATTTGCGCACTGGACAACCTGCTCAAGGGAGCCGCTGGGCAGGCCATGCAAAACGCCAACGTGATGCTGGGCCTGTCGGAAGACATTGGTCTGTTAGCTGGTACCTTGGCGCCGTAA